The genomic DNA GGTGGTAGACGATGTACCAGTCTTCGCTGCCCGGCGCATGGATCACCGAGTGGTGGCCGGCGCTGGTGGCGATGGCCGGATCCTGCTGCAGTATCGTGCCGATACGCTTGAACGGACCGGTGGGTGTATCGGCGATGGCGTAGGCCACCGCATAGTCCGGCTCCCCCCATCCGCCTTCGGACCACATGTAGTAATAGCGTCCATCTCGCTTGAACATCAGCGAGCCCTCCACGTATTCCGGCGCGGGGGTTATTTCCTTGTACAGCGTCCCATCCGGCAACGGCTGCAGACCGCTGAGATCGTCCTTCAAGCGCACGATGTTGGCGTGTTTCCAGCCGCCGTAAATCAGGTACCACGTGCCATCGTCATCCTTGAAGACGAACTGGTCGATCGGTTGTGCGCCGTTATGGAAAGTACCGATCAGCGGCTTGCCCAGATGGTCGCGAAACGGGCCTTCCGGCTTGTCCGCCACGGCGACCCCGATGCCGCCGACTTCGTCATCGTTCTTGATGTCATTGGCGGAAAAGAAGAAGTAGTACTTGCCGTCCTTTTCCACCACCGACGGTGCCCACAGCGCCTCTTTGGCCCAGCTGATGGCTTCAATCTTCAATACGGCGGAATGCTTGGTCCAGGTCACCAGGTCCGGCGAGGAAAACGCATCGAAGAACACCTGTTCCGCGTAGGGGCGCGAGGTGGTGGGATAGATCCAATAGGTATTGTCGAACACTGCGGCTTCTGGATCGGCGTACCAGCCGGGCAGGATGGGATTGCCAGACATCGCGTTCGTGCTGTCTTGACCCGCAGGCGCTGCGAGCGCGCCGAACGATAGGGTTGCTGCCATTGCCACAGCGATCAGTTTCCTGCCCAGCGCCATGCCCTGCCCTCCCCAAACCGGATTGATGGCTCCAGTATTAGATCGATCTAGGCGGAATGCACGGTGCGCTGCATCAAGGGCGTTCGCCCGGTGACGCGAAGACAGTTTCGACAAACTCGTCATAGCCTGGCCTGACCGGAGAATCGGCGTGCTCGGAGAGCGCGAGGCGATCCCACAGCCCCTGCTCGAGCACGCGCGCGCGAAAACGTTGTTCGGGGGCCAGGTGATAGTCGATGAGGGTGCTCTGTGCGAAGCCCGCCTGATCGCCCGCCCGTGCCTGCAACATGTAGTACGCGTTTGCCATCGCGGGATCTTGATACCCCTCCACCAGCATGTGGATATCGCCTGCGGTCTTCAATGCATAGACGGAACCCGCCATGGCACTGCTCTCAAGCAGTTCAAGTACCTGAGCGCGTGGTGCGCCCTGCCGCGCGATGCGGTACGCATAGATTGCCTTGGCAGGCTCATTTCCGTTGTTGGCCAGATCCTGCAGCGTCGGCAGCGGCAGGCCACGCAGGCGCATCTCCACATCCACGCCCGGAAGACCGTGGCTGTCCAGCCACGCTGCGTCCGCCTCACTGATCGCAATTCCGGGCCGCGCCGGATCCCACGGATGGCCCTGGACCCAACCGTGCAGGCCCGGCTGCGTCTCACCTGCCAGCGGTAGCGTTGAGGCGCCGGGGGTCTGCACACGCCCAGCATCCGCTGACACGCCCGATGAAGCTTCACTGGCCGACATCGCATGTGTCGTACCGATTCTCTCAGCTGCCGCCTCGCGCTTGAAAAACACGCCCCATATCGCGACGGCCACGGCTAGCGTCCCCAGCAACCCATACCCTCTGAGGGCCATCGTCCCTGCACTCATTCCAAACTCCGTTGGTAACCCACGTCATGCGTTTCTATCGCACGCCCATGGAGTCGGGTCAATGTCGTGCAGGCTGATGAGGGTGGATAACCCTTATGCAGGATCCAGCCGGCGACTCACCACATCGAGCAGGTGATCCACCGCACCGGGACGATGGTGCCCCTGCAGGAAGCCGGACCAGTCAGCACGTGCGATGGACCCCAGCACCATGCTGTCCACATCGAACCGTTTGATCGGCCAGTGGCGGAACAACCGCTTTCCGGCCACCCCTTTGGCGACTTCGATGATGTTCGTATGGCGGCTGGCTTGCCGCACGCGTCCATACGCATCGGTGAGGCCCCTGGCAGGGCCTTCGAGATACTGCAGGAAGCGCCCACCGTCGAACAGCAACACGCTGCTGACATCGGCACCGCTGTTGAATGCTTCGGCATCGGATACCAGCGCCTGAAGCTCATGGGGGTCGATACGCTTGCTGACCCGGCTTGTGTACACCACAGCTTCCAAGGACATGAAACTCCTTGCGCTTCTGAGCGGCCTAAGCCAAGCCGGAAGCGTATCAGCTGAACGCATTCATATTTTTGATGGAAGCTGAATAGGGGTCCGAAGAGAGGCTTAGATTACCGACCCACCAAGCCGCTGAAACAGGGCGGACAACTCCCCGGCCTCGCTCCAGATAAACCAGAAAATCACAATCGCCGCGATGTAGCGAGCGTCGCGCTTTTTGATTCGGAATGCGTAGTAATCCGAAGCGTTCGATTTCCCTGTGTCGGTTCTGTCCATTGTCGTCGCTCCGCTTATTCAAAAGAAATAGCCCATAGCGGCTTCGACACGACCTGTTGTTTCGCCAACAACCCGCGTCCCTGCAAGCCGCCCGATGCTGCAAAACAATCGCACGAAACAGGGCCCAAATTCCATGCCCTCTTCACTCCGGCAGGCATAGCCTTGCACGGTCATGCGGAGAGGGCATGGCATCTGGCGCCATGCCTCTGTGCAAACCGCGCAGTTACCTGGCCATCGGTTCCCTCCACCACGCGCCGCAAGACGGTCCGGATGGGTCACAGGGACGTCCACCTCCCTCGGAATTAAAATGAACTCCTCGGAAAAACCCATCACTCGCGCAGGCAGGTGGCTGCTGTCACTGTTACTGGGCGCGTTCGGCCTGTACATGATCGGCGGCGGTATCTGGCTGATATCACTGGGCGGCAACTGGTATTACGCCATCGCCGGCGTACTCAGCCTGGCCAGCGCGATCGCCTTGGCACGCGGGCGACCATCGGCCTCGCTGTGGTTTGGCACCATGTTCCTGATCACCTTGGCGTGGACCATCTGGGAAGCCGGTACGCGTTACTGGGCGTGGGTGCCGCGCTTTGCGCTGGTGCTGGTCTTTGCCATTGCGTTCTCACTGCTGCTGCCCACGCTGCATGCGCGCATCAGCCGCCGCAAGGCCGGTGCAGTGACCGGCGTGCTGGTGGCGGGTTTCCTGGTGGCCACTGGACTGGCATTCGTGCCGCACGGCGTAACCGAAGCAGACAACGTGCCCGCCATCGCTGGCAACGTGTTCGAAGCCGGTACCGGCGAAGGCACCGACAGTGCACTGCCCTCCTCCGATTGGCCCAGCTACGGCGGCAACCAGGCCACCATGCGTTATTCGCTGGCCAGTCAGATCACCCCTGAAAACGTAAAGAATCTGAGCGTTGCCTGGACCGCGGAAGTCGGCAAGACACCCACAGATTCGCGCTGGGGTGTACAGAACACGCCGCTGAAAATCGGCGATTCGCTGTTCGTCTGCGGTTATCTCAA from Stenotrophomonas sp. 169 includes the following:
- a CDS encoding glycoside hydrolase family 43 protein: MSGNPILPGWYADPEAAVFDNTYWIYPTTSRPYAEQVFFDAFSSPDLVTWTKHSAVLKIEAISWAKEALWAPSVVEKDGKYYFFFSANDIKNDDEVGGIGVAVADKPEGPFRDHLGKPLIGTFHNGAQPIDQFVFKDDDGTWYLIYGGWKHANIVRLKDDLSGLQPLPDGTLYKEITPAPEYVEGSLMFKRDGRYYYMWSEGGWGEPDYAVAYAIADTPTGPFKRIGTILQQDPAIATSAGHHSVIHAPGSEDWYIVYHRRPLGETSRHHRATAIERMSFDAQGHILPVKITHEGVKAHPLK
- a CDS encoding BLUF domain-containing protein, with protein sequence MSLEAVVYTSRVSKRIDPHELQALVSDAEAFNSGADVSSVLLFDGGRFLQYLEGPARGLTDAYGRVRQASRHTNIIEVAKGVAGKRLFRHWPIKRFDVDSMVLGSIARADWSGFLQGHHRPGAVDHLLDVVSRRLDPA